The following proteins are encoded in a genomic region of Ostrea edulis chromosome 7, xbOstEdul1.1, whole genome shotgun sequence:
- the LOC125656046 gene encoding C-type lectin domain family 17, member A-like, producing the protein MPSLSPLHAVFFSVIVWHTGMNSVHVSAGTALTVQNVRLVEDVRFTDVLPSNENYYIKSLENVSITMCALQCVTHLPHCAAILYNGGEGTCRPLKTHLNENLVDNKSVKKGWKLFINDKACDDQWIPFNGHCYLFHETKAKMEDAETQCAQQNAYVVEIETSEENTWILENFVQLYYNSDQCYLECWSWIGLSDRQKEGVFTWIHQNSNVTWNNWYPGEPNNAHSIQDCAIMMPPFGDWYDHECLDCLVYTCEKSM; encoded by the exons ATGCCATCACTGTCTCCACTACACGCCGTATTCTTTAGTGTAATCGTTTGGCACACCGGTATGAATTCGGTACACGTGTCTGCTGGGACAGCTCTGACAGTACAAAACGTGAGGTTAGTCGAAGATGTTAGATTTACAGACGTTTTGCCAAGCAACGAAAATTACTACATAAAGTCGCTGGAGAACGTTAGCATTACCATGTGTGCACTGCAATGCGTGACCCATCTCCCGCACTGCGCGGCCATCCTGTACAATGGCGGAGAGGGCACCTGCAGACCGTTAAAGACACATTTAAACGAGAACTTAGTAGACAACAAATCAGTGAAGAAAGGATGGAAGTTGTTTATCAACGACAAAG CTTGTGATGACCAATGGATTCCCTTTAATGGTCATTGTTACTTGTTCCACGAAACGAAAGCTAAGATGGAAGATGCTGAG ACTCAGTGTGCGCAACAGAATGCGTACGTGGTCGAAATAGAGACGAGCGAGGAGAACACATGGATCTTAGAAAACTTTGTTCAGCTCTACTATAACTCag ATCAATGTTACTTAGAGTGTTGGAGCTGGATCGGTTTGTCGGATCGACAAAAAGAGGGCGTGTTCACCTGGATCCACCAAAATTCCAACGTGACCTGGAACAACTGGTATCCAGGGGAACCAAACAATGCTCATTCAATTCAGGATTGTGCAATCATGATGCCACCGTTTGGGGACTGGTATGATCATGAATGCCTTGACTGCCTGGTTTACACTTGCGAAAAAAGTATGTAA
- the LOC125656168 gene encoding uncharacterized protein LOC125656168 isoform X2 has protein sequence MKAILEIAIVVTFWFSSASSAETKNSIATYTYGFQCYFGHQRLDDQSNVYLQYNGDPLLCDEISFLGQSAAHGIPYQLCLTPVYCRDPYCQVYVQYKSYATGEILQTLKCKNNHTQTWCSEKTDNIYVRIMMESSVRQWTEARIRIKLEAKPKNQIGAEKNDSHTRHAFFAILGILQIPIFIAIFRLVQQTAKRRTKILKAVNMERDATENADKPPSYYEATHPQTSTPTQAPPEYSDVVIKQQQSKLTQ, from the exons ATGAAAGCCATTCTAGAGATAGCAATAGTGGTCACATTTTGGTTTTCCTCCGCAAGCAGTGCTGAAACAAAGAATTCTATCGCCACGT ATACATATGGATTCCAATGTTACTTCGGACACCAGCGACTGGACGACCAATCCAATGTCTACCTTCAGTACAACGGGGACCCGCTTCTTTGTGACGAAATCAGTTTCCTTGGGCAAAGTGCAGCTCATGGAATTCCCTACCAGCTGTGTTTAACGCCTGTCTACTGTCGTGATCCCTACTGTCAGGTTTATGTGCAGTACAAATCCTATGCTACCGGAGAAATTCTTCAG ACCTTGAAATGCAAGAACAATCACACACAGACTTGGTGTTCAGAGAAAACGGACAACATTTATGTCAGAATAATGATGGAATCGTCCGTCCGTCAGTGGACGGAAGCCCGAATTCGGATCAAGCTGGAGGCCAAACCAAAGAATCAGATTGGAG CTGAGAAAAATGACTCACACACAAGACATGCTTTCTTCGCCATTCTTGGAATATTACAGATTCCCATATTTATCGCCATTTTTAGATTGGTCCAACAGACTGCAAAGCGAAGAACG AAGATACTGAAAGCTGTGAATATGGAGAGAGATGCCACGGAGAATGCGGACAAGCCCCCCAGTTATTACGAGGCCACACATCCACAAACATCCACACCAACGCAAGCGCCTCCCGAGTATTCAGACGTAGtgataaaacaacaacaatcaaAACTCACTCAGTAA
- the LOC125656168 gene encoding uncharacterized protein LOC125656168 isoform X1, whose amino-acid sequence MEHKIDQCCLKEVMKAILEIAIVVTFWFSSASSAETKNSIATYTYGFQCYFGHQRLDDQSNVYLQYNGDPLLCDEISFLGQSAAHGIPYQLCLTPVYCRDPYCQVYVQYKSYATGEILQTLKCKNNHTQTWCSEKTDNIYVRIMMESSVRQWTEARIRIKLEAKPKNQIGAEKNDSHTRHAFFAILGILQIPIFIAIFRLVQQTAKRRTKILKAVNMERDATENADKPPSYYEATHPQTSTPTQAPPEYSDVVIKQQQSKLTQ is encoded by the exons ATGGAACATAAAATTGACCAATGTTGTCTTAAAG AAGTAATGAAAGCCATTCTAGAGATAGCAATAGTGGTCACATTTTGGTTTTCCTCCGCAAGCAGTGCTGAAACAAAGAATTCTATCGCCACGT ATACATATGGATTCCAATGTTACTTCGGACACCAGCGACTGGACGACCAATCCAATGTCTACCTTCAGTACAACGGGGACCCGCTTCTTTGTGACGAAATCAGTTTCCTTGGGCAAAGTGCAGCTCATGGAATTCCCTACCAGCTGTGTTTAACGCCTGTCTACTGTCGTGATCCCTACTGTCAGGTTTATGTGCAGTACAAATCCTATGCTACCGGAGAAATTCTTCAG ACCTTGAAATGCAAGAACAATCACACACAGACTTGGTGTTCAGAGAAAACGGACAACATTTATGTCAGAATAATGATGGAATCGTCCGTCCGTCAGTGGACGGAAGCCCGAATTCGGATCAAGCTGGAGGCCAAACCAAAGAATCAGATTGGAG CTGAGAAAAATGACTCACACACAAGACATGCTTTCTTCGCCATTCTTGGAATATTACAGATTCCCATATTTATCGCCATTTTTAGATTGGTCCAACAGACTGCAAAGCGAAGAACG AAGATACTGAAAGCTGTGAATATGGAGAGAGATGCCACGGAGAATGCGGACAAGCCCCCCAGTTATTACGAGGCCACACATCCACAAACATCCACACCAACGCAAGCGCCTCCCGAGTATTCAGACGTAGtgataaaacaacaacaatcaaAACTCACTCAGTAA
- the LOC125656168 gene encoding uncharacterized protein LOC125656168 isoform X3, which produces MEHKIDQCCLKEVMKAILEIAIVVTFWFSSASSAETKNSIATYTYGFQCYFGHQRLDDQSNVYLQYNGDPLLCDEISFLGQSAAHGIPYQLCLTPVYCRDPYCQVYVQYKSYATGEILQTLKCKNNHTQTWCSEKTDNIYVRIMMESSVRQWTEARIRIKLEAKPKNQIGAEKNDSHTRHAFFAILGILQIPIFIAIFRLVQQTAKRRTLTDFTSYMEHYGRCKK; this is translated from the exons ATGGAACATAAAATTGACCAATGTTGTCTTAAAG AAGTAATGAAAGCCATTCTAGAGATAGCAATAGTGGTCACATTTTGGTTTTCCTCCGCAAGCAGTGCTGAAACAAAGAATTCTATCGCCACGT ATACATATGGATTCCAATGTTACTTCGGACACCAGCGACTGGACGACCAATCCAATGTCTACCTTCAGTACAACGGGGACCCGCTTCTTTGTGACGAAATCAGTTTCCTTGGGCAAAGTGCAGCTCATGGAATTCCCTACCAGCTGTGTTTAACGCCTGTCTACTGTCGTGATCCCTACTGTCAGGTTTATGTGCAGTACAAATCCTATGCTACCGGAGAAATTCTTCAG ACCTTGAAATGCAAGAACAATCACACACAGACTTGGTGTTCAGAGAAAACGGACAACATTTATGTCAGAATAATGATGGAATCGTCCGTCCGTCAGTGGACGGAAGCCCGAATTCGGATCAAGCTGGAGGCCAAACCAAAGAATCAGATTGGAG CTGAGAAAAATGACTCACACACAAGACATGCTTTCTTCGCCATTCTTGGAATATTACAGATTCCCATATTTATCGCCATTTTTAGATTGGTCCAACAGACTGCAAAGCGAAGAACG